The following coding sequences lie in one Rutidosis leptorrhynchoides isolate AG116_Rl617_1_P2 chromosome 6, CSIRO_AGI_Rlap_v1, whole genome shotgun sequence genomic window:
- the LOC139855132 gene encoding large ribosomal subunit protein eL37x, whose amino-acid sequence MGKGTGSFGKRRNKTHTLCVRCGRRSFHLQKSRCSACAYPAARVRKYNWSEKAIRRKTTGTGRMRYLRNVPRRFKSGFREGTQATPRSKGAAPSA is encoded by the exons ATG GGTAAGGGAACAGGAAGTTTCGGAAAGAGAAGGAACAAAACACACACACTGTGTGTAAGGTGTGGTCGCCGGAGTTTTCACTTGCAGAAGAGTCGATGCTCCGCTTGTGCTTATCCTGCTGCTCGTGTCAGGAAAT ACAACTGGAGTGAGAAGGCAATCAGAAGAAAGACTACAGGAACTGGCCGGATGAGGTACCTTCGTAATGTTCCTCGTAGGTTTAAGAGCGGTTTCAGAGAAG GGACTCAAGCCACCCCAAGGAGCAAAGGAGCTGCTCCCAGTGCTTAG
- the LOC139853065 gene encoding GTP-binding protein At2g22870 yields MAFFLTHSPIHHHSLSLFTKFFLSTKPKTLIFLSSPSPKVRTFSSLTSTISISEEPPLQQISQDKLFIPPETEILTEKPPRILKGSNIVLSKYARDAQIISAEFVKSSVETDACPNDGWPEFALVGRSNVGKSSLLNSIVKRKKLALTSKKPGKTQCINHFRINDSWYLVDLPGYGYASAPGELRKDWNKFTKDYFLNRSTLVSVFLLIDASIPAKKIDLEYASWLGQNQVPMTIIFTKCDKRKKKKNGGKHPEENVQDFQDLISEYFDTVPPWIMTSSLTNQGRDEILLHMSQLRNYWLKH; encoded by the exons ATGGCCTTCTTCCTCACTCACTCCCCAATTCACCATCACTCCTTATCTCTCTTCACAAAATTCTTCCTTTccactaaacccaaaaccctaatcttCCTATCATCACCATCCCCAAAAGTCAGAACCTTCTCATCTTTAACATCCACTATATCAATCTCAGAAGAACCCCCATTACAACAGATTTCACAAGATAAACTATTCATTCCACCAGAAACTGAAATATTAACTGAAAAACCACCAAGAATCCTGAAAGGGTCTAACATTGTGCTGAGTAAATATGCAAGAGATGCTCAGATAATTTCAGCTGAGTTTGTGAAAAGTAGTGTTGAAACGGATGCTTGTCCGAATGATGGGTGGCCTGAATTTGCTCTTGTTGGACGCTCGAATGTTGGCAAATCTTCGTTGCTTAATTCCATTGTTAAAAGGAAGAAACTTGCTCTTACTTCTAAGAAACCAG gGAAAACACAGTGCATCAACCACTTTCGAATTAATGATAGTTGGTACTTAGTGGACTTGCCAGGATACGG ATATGCCTCAGCACCAGGGGAACTTCGAAAAGATTGGAACAAGTTCACCAAAGACTATTTTCTGAACCGGTCAACATTAGTCTCGGTCTTCCTTCTTATTGATGCGAGTATTCCCGCTAAAAAAATTGACCTTGAATATGCTAGTTGGCTGGGTCAGAATCAG GTCCCGATGACGATAATATTTACGAAATGCGATAAacggaaaaagaaaaagaatggaGGAAAGCATCCAGAAGAAAATGTGCAAGACTTTCAAGATTTAATTAGTGAATACTTTGACACTGTACCACCATGGATTATGACTAGCAGCCTTACGAATCAAGGTCGAGATGAAATATTGTTGCACATGTCTCAGCTTCGAAACTACTGGCTCAAGCATTAG